The sequence GCTGCGCGAAGCCCTGCGCGCCCAGCTTCGCCGGCTGTCCCCGCGCCTGCGCACCCTGTACCGGCTCCAGCGCCGCCGGCCGCTGGAGGTCCTGCTGTCCGCGGACGACTTCGCCGCGCTCATGTGGCGGGCCCGCGCGCTGGAGGCCAGCATGGCGGGCGACCTGGAACTGCTGCGCACCGTGCAGCACGTGGCGACCCTCCAGCGCCAGGCGACGCTGGAGCTGAAGCGGCTGCACACCTCGCTGTCGCAGCGCGTGGCCTTCCTCCAGCAACAGTCGAAGCAGGCCCAGGCCCAGCAGGAGGCGCTGGAGGAGGTCGTCGGGAAGCTGGCTGGCGAGGCGGAGCTGGCGAAGCGTGCCGTGCGCGAGCTGGAGGGCGCGGACGCGGAGCTCACCCGCATGCTGGCGGACCTGCATGAAGCCCCCGCGACGAGCGGCTTCGGCGCGCTGAAGGGCAAGCTGCCCCGGCCCGTGGCGGGCATCGTGGAGGTGGGCTTCGGCCGCGTGGTGAACCCGCGCTTCAACACCGTCACCGTGCAGAAGGGCGTGGACATCCGCGCCGCCGCGGGCACCCCGGTGCATGCCGTCGCCGAGGGCACCGTCGTCTACGCGGGCTGGCTGCGCGGCTACGGCAACCTGCTCATCGTCGACCACGGCGATGACTTCCACACCCTGGTGGCCCACCTCTCCACCATCGCCGTCGCCGTGGGCGCCCGCGTGGCCCCGGGCGACGTGGTGGGGGAGGTGGGCGACACCGGCTCCCTCAAGGGCGCCTACCTCTACTTCGAGGTCCGCCGCGCCGGGCAGGCCGTCGACCCGGCGCCCTGGCTGGCGCCCGCCACCGCCGCCGCCGGGACGCCCTGACTCTGTCTGCTTTGATGCGCTGCGTCCAAGACGCGGAGGCATTAAAAGGTGCAGGGCAGCGGTCGTTGGTGAGGAAGGAGCCCCGCGCGTGGACCTGATGGGTGGGATGCAGAAGGCGATGCGCCGTGTGCTGGTGGCGCGTGGCGTGGTGTCGGAGACGGTGACTGTCGGCGGTCAGGCGGTGCACCACTACGCGCTGGAGGGGCAGGGCAAGGGCCCGCCGGTGGTACTGGTGCACGGGCTGGGCGGCTCCGCCAACGGCTTCGGGCGCACGTTCTTCGGGCTGTCGAAGCGCTTCTCCCGCGTGCTCGCGCCGGACCTGCCGGGCCACGGCTTCTCCGGCGAGTACTGCGGCGGCCCCACCTGCGTGTCGAACCAGTTCGACGTGCTGCGCGCCTACTTCCGCGACGTGGTGAAGACGCCCGCCGTCGTGGTGGGCAACTCGCTGGGCGGGGCCATGGCCGTCAACCTGGCCTCCGAGCATCCGGCCCTGGTGAAGGCGCTCGCGCTGGTGGCTCCCGCGGGCGCGGAGCTGACGCCGGACGCGCTGGCGGCGCTCCTGGGCCACTTCGCGGTGAAGTCGAACGCGGACGTGCGCGCCCTGACGAAGCGCCTCTTCCACCGTCCGCCGTGGGCGGCGATGCTGCTCGCGTCGGAGCTGCGCAAGTTCTACACGACGCCCACGGTGCAGGCGCTCGCGGCGGATGCGCTCGCGACGCAGGCGAGCATCGCGCCCCAGGCGGTGCGGGACTTGAAGATGCCGGTGCTCTTCCTCTGGGGCGGCAGCGAGCGGCTCCTGCCCCCGGAGATATTGGCCTGGTACCGGCAGCACCTGCCCGCCCAGGCGGAGGTGCACGTGGTGGAGGGCTTTGGCCACGTGCCGCAGATGGAGCGGCCGGACGCGTTCGTGTCCCACCTGGTGGGCTTCGCGGACCGGGCGGGCCTCTAAGGGCGGGAATCGTCCGGCGGGCCGGGTGTAGACTCGGGGGACTTGCGACGGCCCCTCTCACCCGACCCCCAAGGACGCGCTCCCGTGACCCGTTTCCCGAAGCCGTGGCGCATGGGACTCGCCGCGCTCCTCCTGTGGAGCGGGCCCGCGTTCGCGCAGAAGCCCGCGGGCGCGGCCGGCCGGGAGGAGTCCGCGTACCGCCAGCTGGAGCTGTTCGCGCGGGTGCTCTCCTACGTGGAGAACAACTACGTGGAGCCCGTGGACCGGAAGACGCTCATCCAGGGCGCCATCCAGGGGATGCTCGACACGCTGGATCCGCACACCGTCTACATGCCCCCGGAGCTCTTCCGGGAGA is a genomic window of Corallococcus macrosporus containing:
- a CDS encoding murein hydrolase activator EnvC family protein, translated to MRRLVWLMALLGATAALAQQDEEAERAAIREKLAAQRATLALVEAKKLSVLEGMELMEDMAAFSRRRVRALEGDLNLFRRRVALAEREEAVLREALRAQLRRLSPRLRTLYRLQRRRPLEVLLSADDFAALMWRARALEASMAGDLELLRTVQHVATLQRQATLELKRLHTSLSQRVAFLQQQSKQAQAQQEALEEVVGKLAGEAELAKRAVRELEGADAELTRMLADLHEAPATSGFGALKGKLPRPVAGIVEVGFGRVVNPRFNTVTVQKGVDIRAAAGTPVHAVAEGTVVYAGWLRGYGNLLIVDHGDDFHTLVAHLSTIAVAVGARVAPGDVVGEVGDTGSLKGAYLYFEVRRAGQAVDPAPWLAPATAAAGTP
- a CDS encoding alpha/beta fold hydrolase; the protein is MDLMGGMQKAMRRVLVARGVVSETVTVGGQAVHHYALEGQGKGPPVVLVHGLGGSANGFGRTFFGLSKRFSRVLAPDLPGHGFSGEYCGGPTCVSNQFDVLRAYFRDVVKTPAVVVGNSLGGAMAVNLASEHPALVKALALVAPAGAELTPDALAALLGHFAVKSNADVRALTKRLFHRPPWAAMLLASELRKFYTTPTVQALAADALATQASIAPQAVRDLKMPVLFLWGGSERLLPPEILAWYRQHLPAQAEVHVVEGFGHVPQMERPDAFVSHLVGFADRAGL